The Phyllopteryx taeniolatus isolate TA_2022b chromosome 11, UOR_Ptae_1.2, whole genome shotgun sequence genome includes the window GGAGTCGTTTTGCAGTAAACTACTGTTGAGCAATTATTTTcattgcacaaaaaaagtgttatgTGAAAACATAATTGAGAAGGGCAAACTTTTATAAAGACATTTTGAATCATCAGAAAAATTTTGATTCAACAATATCTCAGCAACACTACagtgttctatttccctttgaAAACATGGGTACAGagtgcaaaataaaagcattgaCAGGTGCAACCAAGTATTCCTTTATGTATTTGtgagaggtgaaaaaaaaaaaaacaatggacgGTATGCCGCTTTCAAATAGTGACCTAACCCTTAACAACCCACCGAAAAACAAAGGGGCACATGTCCAAAATGTTCCTCCTTTGTCTCCTTTCTAGTCTTATTTAGTGGAGCGCCTCCACACAGATCTGCTCCTCAGTAATGTCATCCAATAGTTGCAAATCCACTGGGCTGCATATGTCACTGTCAAAGACCTCTGCTCCCATCAAGCCCTCCTCCTCTAAGCCATCTCCTTTGCCCTTAAAACATTGTTGCTCCAAAGGAGAGGCGCTCTCCACTGACTCCAAGTCCTCAATGCCTGCACGGTAGTGAATCATCAGCAGAGTGAGTGCCTGAAGTCTTTCCCCGGACTTGGACAGGGCCGAACTAATGAGCACCTTACGCCTGGGATCGGTGGTCTCCCTCTCCTCTATCAAAAGAGCATTGTTGTGCTCCAATTCCTGATCAATTTCTTGCTGCAGCTTGTCCAACATCAGCTCAAGTTTTTGGGACCGCTCATCTGTGGGCAAACCTCGATACAGGTCGCGGCCTATCTCTTTTACAGCAATGAACACGCTATCATCCAAACCACCCTCCTTGCGAACAAGTTTGGTGCTTCCCCCACTGCCAGCAGGTTGTTTGGATGGGCTGGCACCACTGGTATATGTCTCTGTATCACTGCTCTCATTGTCTGAGGTGTTTGGAGTATGTTTAGGGGAATGATCCACTGCTCCAGGCACCGCATCAGCTACCTGCTCAACCAGGCGAGTCTTCGGGGCCTGGCGTAAGTTCAGCAGGCGGGAGCTAGTGTTGATGATATGGCGGGTTAAGCCAGTGGTGGCCCGATTAATGGTGGACTTGGCCTCAGGGTCAGCTCCTCTGCGTTCAGTTGCTGCCACGCAGAAAGGATTTTCAGCAAGGCATTTTTCCTGGCATTTCTTGTGGCAAACATAGGCGCAGATCATACACTGCGAGGCTGCCTTGGTCCAAACCTTCTTTTTGCAATATTCACACCAGGTAGGGTTTTGGAACTGGGTGTCCTGGAAGTTGTGGCGAACCTCAACAAGCTGCATGGCACCGTAGGCCAAGTCATCACGTGGGGCTGTGGAAATATGTTCCCTCTCCCGCTCCCTTAGATCTTCATCATGGAGACTcccctccctctccctctctgccAGTCCAGGGTAGTCTAACTCATCCCCTCCTAGGTAACAGAAATTTAGAGTAACATCTCCATAACACAACTTTTCATTGAAGCCCTTGTGGGTACTGAGGCTGCGTAGTGCAGTGCGGCTGACATTAGCTCTAGGCTCTGGAGGCCCAAGCCTAAATGTGCTCTGATATTCTGCTGAAGATGTTGCCATACATTCAAGGGCTACATGCTCCAGCTGGAGGCTGACATGACCCAGGCACAACAAACTGCCCAGCTTAAAGGGATCTTTACACCAAAGGGCCACATTAAGGTACTTATGGTTGCTCTCCACCTCAAATACAACAGAGGCCTTTGGCCAACGTGTTGTCTGGTTACGAAACATAGTTTCTGGAGATTCCCAGAAGGAGTGCTCTTCTAGACTGTCCCGTGTGCTGCAGGAACTCTCTGAAACTTTGTCCTTTGTCTGGTCTGCCTTGCTGCTAGTGAGGGATAAGATTGAAATATCATCACTGGACTCTGATGGCCTGGTGGACTTCGCCTCCATGGGTTTGACACCCATCTTCTCAGTGCCAGCCATGTCTTCATTGGCTCCAGTCAGAGGAGCTTTTTCAGGAGATTTCTCAGAAGCACTGGTAGTGATCGTGGCAGTAGGGATTACAGGAGTTGTGTTTGTAGTAGAATCAACACTTTCAGAAAAAATTGCTTCTGAGCTGGCAGTTGACAACCGTATTTGAGGTCTTGGAGGCACTGGGGGACGAGATGGTGGGGGTGGAGGAGGTACAGTTGGGCGTTGCAAACTATCTCCTGAATCATTGCTTGCCTTTTGTCGTGAGGGTTTTGGTGATTCTTTAGGCTGAGGCTTTAGCGGGGACTGCAGGCCAACCAGGTTTAGCTTACGGTTGAGGATGGGTGATATGGGCCCAAGAGGCTTAGAAGCCAAGTTAGCCACTGTTTTTTTGGGGCTTTGGTTTACTGTAAGTAAAAAATCATCCTTAGCATCACTGGTGCTGATGGGGCCAACATTCTGGCTGGGTTTGGAGTCGACAATCAACTCTTCAAATTCTGAGTCCATGTCTTTACTGTCCGCTATGTCAGACAGAGTGGTGATTGGGGCCGGGTCTTCTTCATATCCCCCTGACTGGGATATGTAACCGGGTTCTTCAAGCTGCCCAAATCCCTCTTGAAGAGTTCCCAGGCTTCCGAGGGATGGAGTGTGGTGGCGGACCGGCCTCTCATACAGTACCACTACCCTGTCGCCAGCCTGCTTCAGAAGTTTGGGCACTTGAACTGACGATGTCACTTTGACACCTGCCGACGCAGGCAAAGATGGAGATTTGACTTAATATTCCGAAGAACTGAATGCAAAACATGTAGTACTTTACTTTtgctaaaatattacatttgtgcTGACAACCAGATTCTCTGCGAGCCcaatttttattgaaatattacTTATCAATCCCTTCTGCAAGGACCAATCTTACAGTATATAAGACATATCAAACCTCCGATTGCGATGAGACGATCACCTCGCTGCAAGTCTGCCAACGCTGCAGGGGAGTTTGATGTCACCGTCTCAATGCTTACATGGACTGCATCCCCCTCATTGGCAGGCACATGCCTGAACGTCATTCCCACGTTGCCACACGGACCCTTGATAACCTCGGTCTGtaataaatgtaacaaaaataaagactgGTTATGATGAATAAATGATAGCTCACATAATAtatgaaatactgtaaatccttgcagtttggaaaaaaattttAAGTTGACCAATATTACCAGTAGGTGTAATTATGTCTTTCATAGTTGTCTGACTAAATCTTAGCACAGTGACAAACATTTAAGAATGTTCAAACTATTGGGACCATCTTTATTTTACAAACCCCATtttcaataaagttgggacgttgtgtaaaacaaataaaatcagaacGCAATGACTTGGAAATCCTTTTCAGCTTATATtcaatcgaatacactacaaagacatttaatgttcaaactgataaactattgttttttcttttgcaaatattcacccATTTGGAATttaatgcctgcaacacgtttcaaaaatactgggacaggggcatgtttaccactgtgttaaatcaccATTCCTTTTAACAAAACTCAaaaagcgtttgggaactgaggacactagagaaaatagtcgaacagtttaaggacaatgttcctcaatgtacaattgcaaggaatttagggatttcatcgtatacggtccacaatatcatcaaaaggttcagagaatctggagaaatcactgcatttaagcggcaaggccgaaaaccaacattgaatgcccgtgaccttcgatccctcaggcagcactgcatcaaaaaccgacagcaatgtcaccacatgggctcaggaacacttcagaaaaccaatgtcagtaagtacagttcggcgctacatccgtaagttcaacttgaaagtctactatgcaaagcaaaagccatttatcaacaacacggAGAAACGCCGccgtcttctctgggcccaGCTCATCTAAgaaggactgatgcaaagtggaaaagtgttctgtggtccgacgagtccacatttcaaattgtttttggaaattgtggacgtcgtgtccttcgggccaaagaggaaaagaaccatcgggactgttatggacgcaaagttcaaaagccagcatttgtgatggtatggggctgcgttagtgccaatggcatgggtaacctgcacatctgtgaaggcaccattaatgctgaaaggtacacacaggttttggagaaacatatgctgccatccaaacaacatctttttcatggatgcccctgcttatttcagcaagacaatgccaaaccacattctgcacgtgttacaacagcgtggcttcgtagaaaaagagtgcgagtactagactggcctgcctgcagtctagacctgtctcccattgaaaatgtgtggcgcattatgaagcgtaaaatacgacaatggagaccccggactgttgaacagctgaagctgtacatcaagcaagaatgggaaagaattccacctacaaagcttcaacaattagtgtcgtcagttcccaaacgtttattgaatcttgttaaaagaaaaggtgatgtaacacagtagtaagaatgaccctgtcccagcttttttggaacgtgttgcagccataaaattctaaattaatgattatttgctaaaaacaataaagtttatcagtttgaacattaaatatcttgtctttgtagtgtattcaattaaatataggttgaacatgatttgcaaatcattgtattctgtttttatttatgtttaacacaacatcccaacttcattggaattggggttgtactacgtAACCACGCTgttataacacgtgcagaatgtggatgGGCAgggtcttgctgaaataagcagggacatccatgaaaaagacattccTTGGATGCCATCATATGttcctccaaaacctgcatgtatctttcagcattaatggtgccttcacagatgtgcaagttacccatgccatggccACTAAAACAaacctcataccatcacagatggtggcttttgaactttgtgctgaGAACAATCCGGATGGTAGCGTTTTAATTAGCATTTGTAGATGCAGCAACAAACTATGTTAATTGacgatggttttctgaagtgtttctgagctcacatggcaatatcctttccacaagatgctggtttttaatccagtgccccctgagggatcgaaggtcacgggcattcaatgttggttttgggccttgccgtttacatgcagagatttctccagattctctgaatcttttgatgatattatggaccgtagatgatgaaatccgtaatttccttgcaattgtacattgagaaacgttcttaaactgttggactacttgctcatgcagttgttcacaaagaggcgaacctcccccgtccttgcttgtgaacaactgaggtTTTTGGGGatgcttcttttatacccaatcatgacactcaacTGTTCCCAATTAACTCGTTCTCCTGTGTAATGTTCTGTAAGTGTTTTTTGCGCATTCCTTGACTTTCCTAGTCTTTTGTtgcccgtcccagcttttttggaacatgttgcagatatcaaattcaaaatgagagaatagtggccaataaataaataaatacaaatagaaaaacCTAACAGTGattagtttgaaaattaaatatcgtgtctttgtagtgtattcaattacaaaTAGGTTGAAagggatttgaaaatcattgttttttgtttttatattttacacaacctcccaacttcattgaaatggGGTTTGTGCAATATCTCTGATTTGAAAGTCATTGAACTTGTTCTctggaaaaaaagataaagaatcTAAATTGAATTAAAAGGTCAACTGTCTTTCAAATCACAAATGTATGGCAGTTCTGAAGAATAGCACTCACTTCTGAGCGGTAGTGAATTGCTTAGAGCCCACCACTGACATCTTCTGCTACAACTCAAACTGAAAGTGGCAATTCAGTGTGAGATGAAAGAGCTGCAATTAATCCCCACCCCCGCCTGCCTTAATGACAGCCACAGCTCACAAGTCACATATCCCACATTACAACTGTTGGGATGCAGAGGTGACCTGCTTCAAGCCCAAAAGGTTGTCCATGTACAGTGTCACATGACACCCGCTATGACACACAAATGGACGCCATTTAACGGTGGTCTGTGGTGACTGGTGGGTTACTGTAGTCAAATATGATAGCCGAAAGCAGAGCCCAATCTAGTGTGGAGGAGGATAAAGCAGATGAGAATGATACAGGTGCTCTGGTataaaaagacagaaaaggacAGCCAATACCACGTGGGTCGACTGAGACAAATGACTGTAATTTCCCCTGCAGTAATTCGTTATGGTTCTGGTGGAAGTCTGTGATTGAGTTAGGGTTGGCATGAATAAGCTGATGATCTACACAAGATGGCAAGGGGGAAGGGTTCAGAAGGGCTCAGTGAATGATGGACATTCTTGATCTTGATTCATACTCATGATAGCTGATGGCAAAGGAGAAACATGGCATCATCACTTAGCATACATGAAATTCATTTAAATGATGGTACCAAGTAAGGATGACTATTTGAATACTTTTCTTTGATCACCTATTTACCACATAGATTATTTTTTAGGATATTCAGGGTTTTCGaccacccctcccccccaaaaaaaaaccctgaactGCAGACGTAAAGGCATGGTTTTTTGATGCAACATAATGCTGCCTGTAAAAGTTGTGTTCTGGTTGACGTGGATGTAACTATTATACTGCCCATAGCTGACCAAAAACTCGTTGACTCAACAGTGATTCTGCTggttgccattttctttttgcctCAACTGATTCAAGACGAGTCTACCATTAACTTCAAACAATGtgacttacaagttgaattcattTCATGATCGAGctcttgtatatcaaatcaatcaaattaattgattgaAATTAATTAATCTGTTCAAGCCCACTACAATTTCTTAGGCTATTTTCACATTGCAGGTCACTTTGGATTTTTTGGCCCAATGTGACATATATCTGAttatttcatgtcaatgtgaaaagTACAAATCAGATGTTTTCATACTTGACCCAGGTCTCTTTAATATATGGATATGAATCAGATATGTTGTAAAGTGACTGTTGAGGTATAGATTGTTATGCTGGGATGGGGTTGTGTGGATGGTGGCAGCTGCATAGCGATGGTAGCGTAAACAATACTGAACAAATATCAGGTATATATAGTACAAGCGTAGGTGTTGAATCTAAATTAAATGACGTGCCACAGGCCACTGAATGCCGCAAATCCAAAAATTATACTGTAGAGTTAAAGAAAACCTTGATGActtctgccttccttccttaTAAATACCTCTTCCCCACCAAGTATCtgttgtgttcgtgtgtgtgtgtgtgtgtgtgatgtgtctCCAAGTCATGTCTAATATGATCTAGCTTTGTTACAGGTCTTCCATGGAGACGATAACAACATTGCACTGTGGGGAGAATCTGGAGGCTAAAGGCCTATTCAGCCTCACAACACACAAAGACCATTAACTTTAGCGGGCtggcagaaacaaaaacaatcagccCCTCAAATTGGGATCCAACAACACATAAGGTAACTCATGTCACAAGGAAACTGGAGTGGAAGAGGAGTTTCATGTTGACCCACTAAATCCAATACAAGAAATGTCCCAcattaataaattacatttgatcAAGTACCAGATTACGCAAATCTTGGCTATTGCCTCTATTTATCACATGTGATACATGTATGGTGAACAGGACTATTATTTAGTCTTTCCACTATGGATGGGTATTGGACTAAAATTAACTAATTGGTTGTTTTATTCAAAGGacacattttttccacaatttaacaTTTCTGAGGTTTAATAACCTGCTTCCCTCAAACTAttccaaggatcaagaattgtcgaaacatttcttttccttttggctgtCTCCTCTTCCGGCTTGCTCAGCGGTGAGTGTTCACAGCGGCCGACTGCTTGCTTCTACTAGCATCCCCTGCACTTTTTCACAGAGCTGCGGCTGGGCgattatgggaaaaaaatgataatcacaataattttgattgatattgaaatcacaaCTCATACATCGGATTAgtcatttatttcaaatcttagttCTTAGTATTTATTCatctaccaaaactcaactttgaaCATAAAGGaacaaatagaaaataaattggtaacaagtaaaataataaaatattaaaataacagcaatacaaaacaactaataaaaatgaatacctGCTGTTAGTGCTGTGTGTGCCTTGGTGTGGTGCATACATGGTGAAACACAGATTAAGATACAAATAGAAGAACAAAATTGCGCTTGAATTTTCACTAATCTGTGAAACTCGTgattttcacagattaggaagaatatatgcctgtaaatATCGTTATA containing:
- the pdzd8 gene encoding PDZ domain-containing protein 8 isoform X2 — its product is MAASRETRELRDTPVVRHWLTKKIKVEFEELLQTKTAGRLLEGLSLRDISLGNSLPVFKSAKLVKPVHLNEDGMPEELNFEVDIEYNGGFHLAIDVELVFWKSAYLFVKMRRVVGKLRLQFTRVPFTHWSFSFLDDPLVDFEVKSQFEGRPLPQLTSIIVNQLKRVIKKKHTLPNYKIRYKPFFPFQVQPPLGSTSDLELSVQDSRLVEGRLKVTLIECSRLFILGSYERETYVHCTLEMSSHQWKEKTRSSIKRTEVIKGPCGNVGMTFRHVPANEGDAVHVSIETVTSNSPAALADLQRGDRLIAIGGVKVTSSVQVPKLLKQAGDRVVVLYERPVRHHTPSLGSLGTLQEGFGQLEEPGYISQSGGYEEDPAPITTLSDIADSKDMDSEFEELIVDSKPSQNVGPISTSDAKDDFLLTVNQSPKKTVANLASKPLGPISPILNRKLNLVGLQSPLKPQPKESPKPSRQKASNDSGDSLQRPTVPPPPPPSRPPVPPRPQIRLSTASSEAIFSESVDSTTNTTPVIPTATITTSASEKSPEKAPLTGANEDMAGTEKMGVKPMEAKSTRPSESSDDISILSLTSSKADQTKDKVSESSCSTRDSLEEHSFWESPETMFRNQTTRWPKASVVFEVESNHKYLNVALWCKDPFKLGSLLCLGHVSLQLEHVALECMATSSAEYQSTFRLGPPEPRANVSRTALRSLSTHKGFNEKLCYGDVTLNFCYLGGDELDYPGLAEREREGSLHDEDLREREREHISTAPRDDLAYGAMQLVEVRHNFQDTQFQNPTWCEYCKKKVWTKAASQCMICAYVCHKKCQEKCLAENPFCVAATERRGADPEAKSTINRATTGLTRHIINTSSRLLNLRQAPKTRLVEQVADAVPGAVDHSPKHTPNTSDNESSDTETYTSGASPSKQPAGSGGSTKLVRKEGGLDDSVFIAVKEIGRDLYRGLPTDERSQKLELMLDKLQQEIDQELEHNNALLIEERETTDPRRKVLISSALSKSGERLQALTLLMIHYRAGIEDLESVESASPLEQQCFKGKGDGLEEEGLMGAEVFDSDICSPVDLQLLDDITEEQICVEALH
- the pdzd8 gene encoding PDZ domain-containing protein 8 isoform X1, whose protein sequence is MIYLILISAFSGAVVTLIFQFLLLYRRSPEPIARTEQYAKVVPDNEGLKDYFNSQHVDPGHLQQQDGHGTASAGSKQQEAVTGGSPKQQQQQSPPAQSDSADADKPETCHFLNAIFLFLFRELRDTPVVRHWLTKKIKVEFEELLQTKTAGRLLEGLSLRDISLGNSLPVFKSAKLVKPVHLNEDGMPEELNFEVDIEYNGGFHLAIDVELVFWKSAYLFVKMRRVVGKLRLQFTRVPFTHWSFSFLDDPLVDFEVKSQFEGRPLPQLTSIIVNQLKRVIKKKHTLPNYKIRYKPFFPFQVQPPLGSTSDLELSVQDSRLVEGRLKVTLIECSRLFILGSYERETYVHCTLEMSSHQWKEKTRSSIKRTEVIKGPCGNVGMTFRHVPANEGDAVHVSIETVTSNSPAALADLQRGDRLIAIGGVKVTSSVQVPKLLKQAGDRVVVLYERPVRHHTPSLGSLGTLQEGFGQLEEPGYISQSGGYEEDPAPITTLSDIADSKDMDSEFEELIVDSKPSQNVGPISTSDAKDDFLLTVNQSPKKTVANLASKPLGPISPILNRKLNLVGLQSPLKPQPKESPKPSRQKASNDSGDSLQRPTVPPPPPPSRPPVPPRPQIRLSTASSEAIFSESVDSTTNTTPVIPTATITTSASEKSPEKAPLTGANEDMAGTEKMGVKPMEAKSTRPSESSDDISILSLTSSKADQTKDKVSESSCSTRDSLEEHSFWESPETMFRNQTTRWPKASVVFEVESNHKYLNVALWCKDPFKLGSLLCLGHVSLQLEHVALECMATSSAEYQSTFRLGPPEPRANVSRTALRSLSTHKGFNEKLCYGDVTLNFCYLGGDELDYPGLAEREREGSLHDEDLREREREHISTAPRDDLAYGAMQLVEVRHNFQDTQFQNPTWCEYCKKKVWTKAASQCMICAYVCHKKCQEKCLAENPFCVAATERRGADPEAKSTINRATTGLTRHIINTSSRLLNLRQAPKTRLVEQVADAVPGAVDHSPKHTPNTSDNESSDTETYTSGASPSKQPAGSGGSTKLVRKEGGLDDSVFIAVKEIGRDLYRGLPTDERSQKLELMLDKLQQEIDQELEHNNALLIEERETTDPRRKVLISSALSKSGERLQALTLLMIHYRAGIEDLESVESASPLEQQCFKGKGDGLEEEGLMGAEVFDSDICSPVDLQLLDDITEEQICVEALH